Proteins encoded by one window of Halobacteriovorax sp. GB3:
- a CDS encoding lysozyme encodes MLTKLIKAIRNFFNPKVKQQIPQSEIDQITIPELNQGSSINVEAPNLQDLLLKKFKEDLNKLNTSNEAIELIKEREGLYLDPYKCSAGVPTIGYGTTYYPDGSKVKMNDPSISEMQALYFLKHEIMEKEKEIETFFYKNNIQFNCNEFSALVSFVYNLGAGPVVNKSKSMSKAILSRNKLRIADTFLIYNKARVGIFKRLKALRGLTIRREKERALFLKPIN; translated from the coding sequence ATGTTAACAAAATTAATCAAGGCAATTCGAAACTTTTTTAACCCTAAAGTAAAACAACAAATCCCACAGTCAGAGATTGATCAAATAACTATCCCTGAACTAAATCAAGGAAGCTCAATCAATGTAGAAGCTCCGAACTTACAGGATTTGTTACTTAAGAAATTTAAGGAAGATCTAAACAAGCTTAACACAAGCAACGAGGCGATAGAGCTCATAAAAGAAAGAGAGGGTCTTTATTTGGACCCATATAAATGTTCCGCAGGAGTACCGACGATTGGATATGGAACAACATATTATCCAGATGGAAGTAAGGTGAAGATGAATGATCCTTCAATTTCAGAAATGCAAGCGTTGTACTTTTTAAAACATGAAATAATGGAAAAAGAAAAAGAAATTGAAACATTTTTCTATAAGAATAATATTCAATTTAACTGTAACGAATTCTCTGCTCTTGTCTCATTTGTTTATAACTTAGGAGCTGGCCCAGTTGTTAACAAAAGCAAATCTATGTCAAAAGCAATTCTGAGCCGAAACAAACTTAGAATTGCAGACACATTTCTTATATACAACAAGGCAAGAGTTGGTATTTTTAAACGATTGAAAGCACTGCGAGGCCTGACAATTCGAAGAGAAAAAGAAAGAGCTCTTTTCTTAAAGCCAATTAACTAA
- a CDS encoding thermonuclease family protein — MKYVDNYDGDTITVNIPNVHPLLGKKAKIRVNGVDTPELRTKDKCEKRKGRMAKKLVRSVLKNGKVINLTNVKKGKYFRIVADVQVDGKNLSDILLKNKLAYPYRGKTKKKVDWCN; from the coding sequence GTGAAATATGTTGATAACTATGATGGTGATACAATAACAGTTAATATTCCAAATGTTCACCCATTGCTCGGAAAGAAGGCAAAGATACGAGTAAATGGAGTTGATACACCAGAGTTAAGAACTAAAGATAAATGTGAAAAACGCAAGGGAAGAATGGCTAAGAAATTAGTTAGATCTGTCCTTAAGAATGGAAAAGTAATAAATCTTACCAACGTCAAAAAGGGAAAATACTTTAGAATTGTTGCAGATGTTCAAGTGGATGGAAAAAACCTTTCAGATATTCTATTAAAGAATAAACTAGCTTATCCCTATAGAGGGAAAACTAAAAAAAAGGTTGATTGGTGTAATTAA
- a CDS encoding phage head-tail joining protein codes for MSAEKQQYLKKLEEALYTGAQKVKFKDREIEFHSPNQIKTLINELKAELGLSKKKKKTYTPSYSKGL; via the coding sequence ATGAGTGCTGAAAAACAACAATATCTGAAGAAACTTGAAGAAGCTCTTTATACAGGAGCTCAGAAGGTTAAATTTAAAGACCGTGAAATCGAGTTTCACTCACCAAATCAAATTAAAACACTCATAAATGAGCTTAAAGCAGAACTTGGCCTCTCTAAAAAGAAAAAGAAAACATACACTCCAAGTTACTCAAAAGGCCTTTAA
- a CDS encoding isocitrate dehydrogenase produces MATKITVIPGDGIGPSLTEATIKVLDKLGCDFEYEYAEAGITSLDKGGDLLPQDTLDLISKNKIALKGPLTTPSGGGFTSINVTLRKKFDLYANVRPVVTFEGTKARYENIDILTIRENTEGLYCGAGQEIFNDGEYAESKSVVTKKGCERVLKFAYDLARKKGRKQIHAFHKANILKSTSGLFLELARKAASENTDIESKEMIVDNACMQLVMNPNQFDMIVTTNLFGDIVSDLCAGLVGGLGMAPGANIGDDVAIFEAVHGSAPDIAGKNLANPSSLMLAAALMLDHLDMSDKADKIRNAIKDVIKSADRTTADLGGNAGTTDFTEAVLERL; encoded by the coding sequence ATGGCAACTAAGATTACAGTCATCCCTGGGGATGGGATTGGACCAAGCTTAACAGAAGCAACAATCAAAGTACTCGATAAATTGGGATGCGACTTTGAATATGAATATGCCGAGGCGGGAATTACTTCCCTTGATAAAGGCGGGGATCTTCTTCCACAAGATACTCTTGATCTTATTTCAAAAAATAAAATTGCTCTTAAAGGGCCTCTTACAACACCAAGTGGAGGCGGGTTTACTTCAATCAACGTAACGCTTAGAAAGAAATTTGATCTCTACGCTAACGTTCGTCCTGTTGTAACTTTTGAAGGGACAAAAGCACGTTACGAGAATATCGATATTTTAACTATTCGTGAAAATACTGAAGGTCTTTACTGTGGGGCCGGACAAGAAATTTTTAATGACGGAGAGTATGCTGAATCTAAGTCTGTTGTGACTAAGAAAGGTTGTGAGCGCGTTTTAAAATTTGCTTATGATCTAGCGAGAAAAAAGGGGAGAAAGCAAATTCACGCCTTTCACAAAGCTAATATTTTAAAATCAACTTCAGGTCTATTTCTAGAGCTTGCTAGAAAAGCTGCTAGTGAAAATACTGATATTGAATCAAAAGAAATGATTGTTGATAACGCTTGTATGCAACTAGTAATGAATCCAAACCAGTTCGATATGATCGTAACGACAAACCTTTTTGGCGATATCGTTTCTGATCTTTGCGCCGGACTTGTTGGCGGTCTTGGAATGGCCCCTGGTGCTAATATTGGTGATGATGTTGCTATCTTTGAAGCTGTTCATGGTTCAGCGCCTGATATTGCTGGAAAGAACCTTGCAAACCCTTCATCTTTAATGCTCGCTGCGGCCCTTATGCTTGATCACTTAGATATGAGCGATAAGGCCGATAAGATTAGAAATGCGATCAAAGATGTTATCAAATCAGCAGATCGTACAACGGCTGATCTCGGTGGAAATGCTGGAACAACAGATTTCACTGAAGCTGTGTTAGAAAGATTATAA
- a CDS encoding phage terminase large subunit family protein — MSKAYGLAKILLKKIAPPPRLSASEWADEHRFLSAEASSEPGRWKTSRTPYLKLILDCFSNPKVKKIVFMASAQVGKTECLLNAAGYHMDYDPCPILLVQPTDDMAEAFSKDRLSPMIRDTPKLKERINPTKTGKKRGKKTQDNILHKKFPGGHITMIGSNSPSKLASRPIRVVLLDEVDRFPASAGEEGDPSKLAEKRTKTFWNKKIFMVSTPTIKGSSKIEKEFELSNKHEYYIPCMHCGEFQTLKFKNIKWDKDKPETATYFCECCGEAFDESKKISSLQNGEWRGEESLSETMGFHINELYSPWVKFKEIVKEFLDAKKQGTEALKTWVNTSLGETWKEKEGDVPKWRELYARREIYTIGKVPKGAYFLTAGLDVQKGRVEYEVVGWGKNYESWSVEYKVEHVNTDDHRKLKETLEKIINREFVGENFNSYKIAKLAVDTGYNTQICYNSIRELGDPRVIAVKGFDNQMSAISLPRQVDVNYNGEKIRNGMRYYGVGSSLLKRQIYGYLRSQVPTEAEILENGHPSGFMHFPQYDEEYFKMLTAEVLKSKRNKAGFTKYFWEKIRDRNEALDCRVYSIAALESLTYSQWKESKFEQYAKLFQSPCAPKTKKVKKKKKKSNSFLDGF, encoded by the coding sequence GTGAGTAAAGCTTATGGACTAGCAAAAATACTTTTAAAAAAGATTGCTCCACCACCAAGGCTTTCAGCATCTGAATGGGCAGATGAACACCGTTTTTTATCAGCTGAAGCGAGTTCAGAACCTGGAAGATGGAAAACATCAAGAACCCCATATTTAAAGCTAATATTAGACTGTTTCTCAAATCCAAAAGTTAAAAAAATTGTTTTCATGGCCAGTGCACAAGTTGGAAAAACAGAGTGTCTTCTCAATGCAGCTGGGTACCACATGGACTATGACCCTTGTCCGATCTTATTAGTCCAGCCTACAGATGACATGGCGGAAGCTTTTTCAAAAGATCGACTATCTCCAATGATTCGAGATACACCGAAACTGAAAGAAAGAATAAATCCAACTAAAACAGGAAAAAAACGAGGAAAAAAAACACAAGACAATATTCTCCATAAAAAGTTTCCAGGTGGCCATATTACGATGATTGGTTCTAACTCACCTTCGAAACTTGCATCGAGGCCAATTAGAGTTGTCTTACTTGATGAAGTTGACAGGTTTCCTGCATCAGCAGGTGAAGAAGGTGATCCTTCTAAACTTGCAGAGAAAAGAACTAAGACTTTTTGGAATAAAAAAATCTTCATGGTTTCAACTCCAACAATTAAAGGCTCGTCCAAAATTGAAAAGGAGTTCGAGCTTTCAAATAAGCATGAATATTATATTCCATGCATGCACTGTGGAGAATTCCAAACGCTAAAATTTAAAAACATAAAATGGGATAAAGACAAACCTGAAACAGCTACTTACTTTTGTGAATGTTGTGGAGAGGCCTTTGACGAAAGTAAGAAGATCTCTTCTCTTCAAAATGGAGAGTGGCGTGGAGAAGAATCCTTAAGCGAAACAATGGGATTTCATATAAATGAGCTCTATTCCCCATGGGTTAAATTTAAAGAAATTGTAAAAGAATTTCTTGATGCAAAGAAGCAAGGAACTGAAGCATTAAAAACTTGGGTAAACACTTCTTTAGGTGAAACATGGAAAGAAAAAGAAGGAGATGTCCCAAAATGGAGAGAGCTATATGCAAGACGCGAAATCTATACTATTGGAAAAGTACCAAAGGGTGCTTACTTCTTAACGGCAGGCCTTGATGTTCAAAAAGGAAGAGTTGAATATGAGGTTGTGGGATGGGGAAAAAATTACGAATCATGGTCAGTAGAATATAAGGTTGAACATGTTAACACTGATGATCATAGAAAATTAAAAGAAACATTAGAAAAAATAATTAATAGAGAGTTTGTTGGAGAGAATTTTAATTCATATAAGATTGCAAAATTAGCAGTCGATACCGGATACAACACACAAATTTGCTACAACTCGATTCGTGAACTAGGTGACCCTAGGGTAATAGCAGTTAAGGGATTTGATAATCAAATGAGTGCTATATCTCTACCGAGACAAGTTGATGTAAATTACAACGGTGAAAAAATCAGAAATGGAATGCGCTATTATGGCGTAGGATCCTCATTACTAAAACGTCAAATATACGGTTACTTACGATCACAAGTTCCCACTGAAGCAGAAATATTGGAAAATGGTCACCCTTCTGGATTTATGCACTTCCCACAATATGATGAAGAATACTTCAAAATGCTTACAGCAGAAGTTTTAAAATCAAAAAGAAATAAAGCAGGTTTTACTAAATACTTCTGGGAAAAGATTAGAGATAGAAACGAAGCTTTAGATTGCCGTGTATATTCAATCGCAGCACTTGAATCATTAACTTATTCACAATGGAAAGAAAGTAAATTTGAGCAATACGCCAAACTATTCCAGTCACCATGCGCACCAAAAACGAAAAAGGTAAAAAAGAAGAAGAAAAAAAGTAATTCCTTTTTAGATGGATTTTAA
- the tilS gene encoding tRNA lysidine(34) synthetase TilS: MKRYRYEVIEFVFEFIQKYKLFCENDHLLLALSGGVDSIVLLDILDALKKRKVFSKLSAVYIHHGLREQADLEQVQLEKLVLERGFEFYSFRLNFKKQTDIEFSARKERYKIFLKLAKEKSATKILTGHHLDDSFEWSLMQQFSSSSNLALGIPIINGPYRRPLMCLSKDHILKYARQSQLEWFEDETNRSISYDRNFIRNTIVKRIKAKYPKYLKHYVERSLQKIDSLNEESKIGANRGLQNNTTNLSNLHRGDHFTFFVASNFNENFKYSLLNEIKRLSSKGRGTTRAQINKVEVMIKNGKKGPLLFSGGVELYVMHRTIVLLKKEFSYSLASSQIPEGQPLFFMSSAKNKKSAIKEHPFFDRLSNKNKISVNLSGKLVPLSRDLQGGLGPVEKRTFFYLKTDTSHG, translated from the coding sequence ATGAAACGCTATCGCTATGAGGTGATTGAATTTGTTTTTGAATTTATTCAAAAATATAAGCTCTTTTGTGAGAATGATCATCTTCTTTTGGCCCTTAGTGGTGGTGTTGATTCAATTGTTCTTTTGGATATTCTCGATGCTCTTAAAAAGAGAAAAGTGTTCTCGAAGTTATCTGCTGTCTATATTCATCACGGTCTTAGGGAACAAGCAGACCTCGAACAAGTTCAATTAGAAAAACTTGTCCTAGAGCGCGGATTTGAATTCTATAGTTTTAGGCTTAATTTTAAAAAGCAGACCGATATCGAATTTAGCGCACGAAAAGAGCGCTATAAAATATTTTTAAAGCTAGCTAAGGAAAAATCTGCAACAAAAATTTTAACAGGTCATCATCTGGATGATTCATTTGAGTGGTCTTTGATGCAGCAATTTTCAAGCTCTTCTAATTTGGCCTTGGGTATTCCAATCATTAATGGTCCTTATCGAAGGCCACTTATGTGCTTGTCTAAGGATCATATTTTAAAATACGCGCGCCAATCTCAGCTTGAGTGGTTTGAAGATGAAACAAACCGATCGATTAGTTACGATAGAAATTTCATTCGTAACACAATTGTTAAGCGTATAAAGGCGAAATATCCAAAATATTTAAAGCACTATGTTGAGAGGTCTTTGCAAAAGATTGATTCTTTAAATGAAGAGTCGAAGATAGGGGCGAACAGAGGACTTCAGAATAATACAACGAATCTTTCGAATCTCCATCGTGGCGATCACTTCACTTTCTTTGTTGCCTCGAATTTTAATGAAAACTTTAAATATTCGCTTTTAAATGAGATTAAAAGACTCTCTTCTAAAGGCCGTGGCACTACGCGGGCCCAAATTAATAAAGTTGAAGTGATGATAAAAAATGGCAAAAAGGGACCTCTGCTCTTTAGTGGTGGGGTTGAGCTCTATGTCATGCACCGTACAATAGTACTTTTGAAGAAGGAATTCTCATACTCTCTGGCTTCTTCGCAGATTCCTGAGGGACAACCGCTTTTTTTCATGAGCAGTGCAAAAAACAAGAAAAGTGCCATAAAAGAGCATCCATTCTTCGATCGATTGTCGAATAAAAATAAAATAAGTGTAAATTTGTCGGGAAAACTGGTTCCTCTATCACGTGATCTACAAGGGGGCTTGGGCCCTGTGGAAAAAAGAACCTTCTTTTATTTAAAAACCGACACTTCTCATGGTTGA
- a CDS encoding dihydropteroate synthase, translated as MIKQFQIMGVINITPNSFSSQTPLSSSDELLKTIETYDALGCDVYDFGAESTAPFNKSITESEELDRFKKILKPLIDSKPDVFKAKRISIDTYKAPVFETLYSWFENIDYKEIIWNDVSGVLDEQAKQTLLNCPRAQYVFSHTHVPKRELTSHHMDYVLEDLAISDLVDVFQRAHETLKGWGVLSRVYLDPCFGFSKSEKQNLELLKELPYLIRFTEESLSTNFRWLIGISKKSFLQNLTSLEGEEIEKSEKQRRSEFLHHSLLVKWMHELPKGGEYLFRVHDPLIVQLSINSFKYL; from the coding sequence ATGATTAAACAATTTCAAATAATGGGAGTGATTAATATCACTCCCAATTCTTTTTCAAGCCAAACGCCCCTTAGTTCAAGTGATGAATTATTAAAAACAATTGAGACCTATGATGCCTTAGGTTGTGATGTTTACGATTTTGGGGCCGAAAGCACTGCTCCTTTTAATAAATCAATCACTGAGTCTGAAGAGCTCGATCGATTTAAAAAAATTCTAAAACCACTTATCGATTCTAAACCTGACGTTTTCAAAGCTAAGAGAATTTCGATAGACACTTATAAAGCACCGGTTTTTGAAACTCTTTACTCATGGTTTGAAAATATTGATTACAAGGAAATCATCTGGAACGATGTCTCAGGTGTGCTTGATGAGCAGGCCAAACAAACGCTTTTAAATTGCCCTCGGGCCCAGTATGTTTTTTCTCATACTCATGTGCCAAAGCGAGAGTTGACAAGTCATCATATGGATTATGTTCTAGAGGATCTGGCCATAAGTGACCTTGTCGATGTTTTTCAAAGAGCTCATGAAACTCTCAAAGGATGGGGCGTCCTTTCTCGCGTTTATTTAGATCCTTGTTTTGGCTTTAGTAAAAGTGAGAAACAGAATTTAGAGCTTTTAAAAGAGTTACCATATTTGATTCGCTTTACAGAAGAGAGTCTATCCACAAATTTTCGTTGGCTCATTGGGATCTCTAAAAAGTCATTTCTCCAAAACCTAACGTCACTTGAAGGGGAAGAGATTGAAAAGAGTGAAAAGCAAAGGCGAAGTGAGTTTCTTCACCACTCCCTGCTTGTGAAGTGGATGCATGAATTACCTAAGGGAGGGGAGTATCTCTTTCGTGTTCACGACCCTCTGATTGTTCAACTTTCTATCAATAGCTTTAAGTACCTTTAA
- a CDS encoding NAD(P)H-dependent oxidoreductase, whose translation MNVLIIDANPNKKSLTTAIATRLYDKYQREHQCRLIHLSDLDFDLSFQGYSDKKELGPDLVKAQLAIKEADHLIFATPIWWSSIPALFKGFLDRCLTPHFAFSYKENSPFQNKLLKNKTADLYLLSDAPAWYRKFILGDPAAKMLKRDTLEFCGIKVKKVKRIGNVRNLNREQAQRILESL comes from the coding sequence ATGAATGTTTTAATAATCGATGCAAACCCTAATAAAAAGAGTCTAACAACTGCTATCGCCACAAGACTTTACGACAAATACCAACGAGAGCACCAATGTCGACTCATTCACTTAAGTGATCTCGATTTCGATCTTAGTTTCCAAGGTTATAGTGATAAAAAAGAGTTAGGGCCAGATCTTGTAAAAGCACAGTTGGCCATAAAAGAGGCCGACCATTTAATATTTGCAACACCAATTTGGTGGTCTTCTATCCCCGCTCTCTTTAAAGGCTTTCTCGATCGCTGCCTCACTCCGCACTTTGCTTTCTCCTACAAAGAGAATAGTCCCTTTCAAAATAAATTATTAAAAAATAAAACGGCCGATCTCTATCTTTTAAGTGATGCTCCTGCTTGGTATCGAAAATTTATACTTGGAGACCCTGCTGCAAAAATGCTCAAAAGAGATACCCTTGAATTTTGTGGAATTAAAGTTAAGAAGGTTAAGAGAATTGGAAATGTTAGAAATTTAAATCGAGAACAAGCACAAAGAATTCTGGAATCATTATAA
- a CDS encoding LysR family transcriptional regulator, with protein sequence MNIANIDLNLLVVFKSIYETRNLSNTAYELGLTQPTISHALKRLRETFDDELFVRSSKVMIPTQKALDLGPFISLKLNELNRGLFDDEEFEPMTSKKEFTLSGTAFDSTILFPELLKDLKEKSPLMTFTFRSIVLEQFFARMQGAQVDLSFAANLKEASGFHIESLSEQDLCLIVRKQKKSLKSMSLKRYLEYEHVIFTPTEKVGSLVDTELAKIGKKRTVNTRTPYLTSIPWIVIERDLAAIVPLSFAKKMAVHLPLSILTPPIELPSFNHQMVWHKSLDNAQEHQWLRAQIRENYPRFMGS encoded by the coding sequence ATGAATATTGCAAATATCGATCTCAATCTTCTCGTTGTCTTTAAGTCAATATATGAGACGAGAAATCTCTCTAATACGGCCTACGAATTAGGATTGACTCAACCAACGATCAGTCATGCCCTAAAGCGGTTAAGAGAAACTTTTGATGATGAGCTTTTTGTCAGAAGCTCTAAAGTGATGATACCAACGCAAAAGGCACTTGATCTTGGTCCTTTTATTTCTTTGAAGTTAAACGAATTGAACCGTGGTCTCTTTGATGACGAAGAGTTTGAACCAATGACATCTAAAAAAGAATTTACGCTATCAGGTACGGCCTTCGATTCAACGATTCTTTTTCCCGAACTATTAAAAGATCTTAAAGAGAAGTCACCACTTATGACTTTTACTTTTAGATCAATCGTTTTAGAGCAGTTTTTCGCGCGTATGCAAGGGGCACAAGTTGATTTAAGTTTTGCTGCCAATTTAAAAGAAGCCAGTGGTTTTCATATCGAAAGTCTAAGCGAGCAAGATCTTTGTCTTATTGTTAGAAAACAAAAGAAATCCCTTAAGAGCATGAGTTTGAAGCGCTATTTAGAATATGAACACGTTATCTTTACACCTACTGAAAAAGTGGGAAGTCTTGTGGATACTGAGTTGGCAAAAATTGGTAAAAAAAGAACGGTCAATACAAGGACTCCTTATCTTACCTCTATCCCATGGATTGTTATTGAGAGGGATCTTGCGGCGATTGTTCCTTTAAGTTTTGCAAAAAAAATGGCGGTCCATTTGCCTTTAAGTATTTTAACTCCACCTATCGAGCTTCCAAGTTTTAATCATCAAATGGTATGGCATAAGAGCTTAGACAATGCGCAAGAACACCAATGGCTCCGCGCACAAATTCGAGAAAATTATCCCCGTTTTATGGGAAGTTAA
- the ftsH gene encoding ATP-dependent zinc metalloprotease FtsH, whose protein sequence is MKQQQKTVLLWIFLVLMMALVAKVATEKPQNVKAIKYPDFIQAVQKGHVEGVTFRGDNKIEGKFKEGYEGGKSFRLTGSTGDETFKILEKNSIYPEYEEDEKPGLFQSLLVNWGPMIILLIIFFFFMRQIQAGGGKAMSFGKSKARMLSANDKKVTFTDVSGVEEAKEELAEVVDFLRDPKKYTNLGGKIPKGVILVGPPGTGKTLLARAVAGEANVPFFSISGSDFVEMFVGVGASRVRDLFEQGKKNAPCIIFIDEIDAVGRHRGHGMGGGHDEREQTLNQLLVEMDGFESNEGVILIAATNRIDVLDPALLRPGRFDRRVTVGPPDVRGRLGILKVHTRKTPLDQDVDLEVIAKGTPGFTGADLANLVNEAALMAARYNKKSLSTNDFELAKDKVLMGPERKSMVISDHEKKVTAYHEAGHTLVGMELPKTDPIHKVSIMPRGGALGVTQTLPSEDALNLTKEKGENLIAFMMGGRVAEEIVFGEISNGASNDIEKATQLAHHMVCSWGMSDKLGPRNYANAGASPFGGPGMKEVGYSDDTAKEIDSEIHRIIDENYKEATRILTEKRDALNRIAEALIVWETLDFKQVQDLVEGKDIGVPLIDKVEAKESSEKKEELVKNSENKEENAETKKDEPSLA, encoded by the coding sequence ATGAAACAGCAACAAAAAACAGTTCTCTTGTGGATTTTTCTCGTACTCATGATGGCACTAGTGGCAAAAGTCGCTACTGAGAAACCACAAAATGTTAAGGCCATCAAATACCCAGACTTTATTCAGGCCGTTCAAAAAGGTCATGTTGAAGGTGTAACTTTCCGTGGCGACAATAAAATTGAAGGGAAGTTCAAAGAAGGTTACGAAGGTGGAAAAAGTTTTCGTTTAACTGGTAGCACAGGGGATGAAACCTTCAAGATTCTTGAAAAAAATAGCATCTACCCAGAATACGAAGAAGATGAAAAACCAGGTCTTTTCCAATCACTTCTTGTGAACTGGGGACCGATGATCATTCTTCTTATTATTTTCTTCTTCTTTATGCGACAGATTCAAGCTGGTGGTGGAAAGGCCATGAGTTTTGGAAAATCAAAAGCTCGCATGCTCTCTGCTAACGACAAAAAAGTGACTTTCACTGATGTCTCTGGTGTAGAAGAAGCAAAAGAAGAACTTGCTGAAGTCGTCGACTTTTTAAGAGATCCAAAAAAATACACTAATCTTGGTGGAAAAATACCTAAGGGTGTTATCCTTGTAGGTCCTCCAGGAACAGGAAAGACACTTCTTGCTCGTGCCGTGGCCGGAGAAGCAAATGTACCTTTCTTTTCAATTTCAGGTTCTGATTTTGTTGAAATGTTTGTTGGTGTTGGTGCTTCACGCGTAAGAGATCTTTTTGAGCAAGGTAAGAAGAACGCTCCTTGTATCATTTTTATCGATGAAATCGATGCCGTAGGTCGTCACCGTGGACATGGTATGGGTGGTGGTCACGATGAGCGTGAGCAAACTCTTAACCAGCTTCTTGTTGAAATGGACGGGTTTGAATCTAATGAAGGTGTCATCCTTATTGCCGCCACAAACAGAATTGATGTACTCGATCCAGCTCTTTTAAGACCTGGTCGTTTTGATAGACGTGTCACTGTTGGACCTCCAGATGTTCGTGGACGTCTAGGAATTCTAAAAGTACACACAAGAAAAACTCCTCTTGATCAAGATGTTGATCTTGAAGTAATTGCTAAAGGAACTCCAGGGTTTACTGGTGCCGATCTAGCAAACCTTGTAAACGAAGCAGCTCTTATGGCCGCTCGTTATAATAAGAAGTCACTTTCAACAAATGATTTCGAACTTGCTAAAGATAAAGTTCTCATGGGACCTGAGAGAAAATCGATGGTTATTTCTGATCATGAGAAAAAAGTAACAGCATACCATGAAGCAGGTCACACGCTTGTTGGTATGGAACTTCCAAAAACAGATCCTATTCACAAAGTATCGATCATGCCTCGTGGTGGAGCATTAGGTGTAACTCAAACTCTTCCAAGTGAAGATGCCCTCAATTTAACAAAAGAGAAAGGTGAAAACCTAATTGCGTTTATGATGGGTGGCCGTGTAGCGGAAGAAATCGTTTTTGGAGAAATCTCTAACGGTGCTTCTAATGATATTGAAAAAGCAACTCAGCTTGCTCACCACATGGTTTGTTCATGGGGGATGAGTGATAAGCTTGGGCCTAGAAATTATGCTAATGCTGGAGCTAGTCCATTTGGTGGACCTGGTATGAAAGAAGTTGGTTACTCTGATGATACGGCTAAAGAAATTGATTCTGAAATTCACCGTATTATTGATGAGAATTATAAAGAGGCCACAAGAATTCTAACAGAAAAGCGTGATGCTCTTAATCGTATCGCTGAGGCGCTCATTGTTTGGGAAACTCTGGACTTTAAGCAAGTGCAAGATCTTGTAGAGGGTAAAGATATTGGTGTTCCTTTGATTGATAAAGTTGAAGCAAAAGAATCTTCTGAAAAAAAAGAGGAGTTAGTTAAGAACTCTGAAAATAAAGAGGAGAATGCAGAGACGAAAAAAGACGAGCCGTCTTTAGCATAA
- a CDS encoding phage tail protein — MHYETESRRLTRLIDNASEAIVKKASRRAMSRTATHLRKESSKKVKESMPGAKAKETKSAIDLVKKLRGPLETFEAGVVVEHKDSPISNFKHRQTKKGVSVRIKNKALLKGAFIATMKNGHESIFKREGKKRLGIKKLFTSTIREAIGDKEAEIYNSGSKFMRKQLTSALKYYLSKI; from the coding sequence ATGCACTACGAAACAGAGTCTAGAAGACTAACTCGACTTATAGATAATGCAAGTGAAGCAATTGTAAAAAAGGCCTCACGTAGAGCAATGTCTAGAACAGCTACCCACCTAAGAAAAGAATCTAGCAAAAAAGTAAAAGAATCGATGCCTGGGGCAAAAGCAAAGGAAACAAAGTCAGCAATTGATCTTGTTAAGAAGCTCAGAGGCCCTTTAGAAACATTTGAAGCTGGAGTTGTAGTCGAACATAAGGACTCTCCAATTAGTAATTTCAAGCACAGACAAACTAAAAAAGGAGTATCTGTAAGGATTAAAAACAAAGCTCTTTTAAAAGGTGCCTTTATCGCAACAATGAAGAATGGTCATGAAAGTATATTTAAGCGAGAAGGAAAAAAGAGGCTTGGAATTAAGAAGTTATTTACATCAACTATTAGAGAGGCAATAGGAGATAAAGAGGCTGAAATCTATAATTCTGGCTCTAAGTTCATGCGTAAGCAACTTACGAGTGCTCTCAAGTACTACTTATCCAAGATCTAA